GCGGAAAAGGATGACGTGTCAAGAGGGACTTCATCTTCTCCTTTTCAAGATTTGGGTGCATCATTGCCCTTGCCTCGTCCCGGTGCAACAGCCGTTGATTTCAGGCAAGAATAACACTCATtctctattattattaattaaagcaAATATTTGATCTAATGAAAGTAGGACTACATATTTCATATTTGAGCCCATTTTTAGATTAACAAATACTTCCAAAATGATCATATTCATTATCGTATCGAACATGATTTGTTATCTTTTATTTTGGTTTCGTGTTACTTGGAATACTACTTTTAAgttccttcattttaatatagAAAATAGGATAGGGGAAACATTTTAATCCTTGAAAATTGTGTTTTGGTGTAATAGTTCTTCGGCAGATTTAAAAGGTTCGTCAAAGAGTTTCCCGAATAGTTTTGGTGTAATCGAGTTAATCTGATTAATTATGAGGATAACTTTCATATCCATTCAATAATGTCTGAGCACCTTGACTTCAGGACCAGTGAAGCGCAAAAGGATGCGTCCTGCTAATCAGAAGAGAACAACAGCATCTGAGATGTCTGCCTCAGCATAACTCGTGTTAGATGCAACAGGGAGCAGGTGCAGCCGGAAAAAAGTCCTATTTGGTTTACTTTAGTTGCTTCAGAAGACCAGTAAGTTACCTTTCTATATGCAATCTCTATTCTATTGATCTTATAAATCATAAGTTATTTTACTTCTATGGATCCTATGCATTGCATTTACCTTGTTATTCAGGAATGGAGAAATTTCCTTGCCACAGATCTCGGCTTGCTATTTAAGAATAAAGTAAATTTTTCAACTCATGTACTCTTTCTGCTTCTCTGTTTCATTCTCACcattttttttcttgaaatttaGCAAGCAAATTAACATGTGAATCGACATGACAGAAATCACCCCTTTCCCCATTTTTTCAGTTTGTGCTAGatgtttataaaataatatatatgaaaatgtgGTTTTGTATGCGTAATTGGCGCCGGAATTATGTCTCTTCCGGCGACTCTGAAGGTTCTCGGTGTGATTCCGGCGTTCGTTTTGATTCTGGTGATAGCTTTACTGGCTGAAATTTCAGTTGAGTTTTTAATGAGGTTTACACGTGCGGGTCAAACGACGACGTATTCTGGTGTCATGAGAGAAGCTTTTGGTCCTTTAGGAGCTGCAGCAACTCGACTTTGTGTGGTGATTACTAATATGGGATGTTTAATTATGTACCTAATTATTATGGGTAAGTAACCATGCATTTTTTGAATTCAAGATCATCAgtagtttaataaaaaaaattggaagatAATTCACTAATTTAGTTCAGTTGGTAGCTACACAGAAACATCTAATTGTGAGTCGCAGCTTTGAATCTGCGAGATCTAATTTCATCTTTAAGAAGTAGAAATCTGGTCATTAAgctattagaaaaaaaaaataataaatggaaTAACAAACATGAAAAAATGTAGAGGACTGAACATTAaggtaaattttatttaaaattttgaattttgaattttgaatttggatATTTGTTTTATATGCTTTTCATATCATGTTGACATTTCCTCTCCTCAATTTCTCATTGAGAACCACCGTTGATGAATTTCTCTTCCCTAAAAGATCTTTGTTAGCCATGGATAACAAGAGATTTATGATCTTGACACTCGCTCTGTTGGTTC
The Vicia villosa cultivar HV-30 ecotype Madison, WI linkage group LG6, Vvil1.0, whole genome shotgun sequence genome window above contains:
- the LOC131613244 gene encoding cleavage stimulation factor subunit 50-like, with the translated sequence MENSSSEQTLQDGKLFRHLNSLIVAHLRHSNLTQAATAVASATMTPLNVEAPSNKLLQLLAKGLAAEKDDVSRGTSSSPFQDLGASLPLPRPGATAVDFSSSADLKGPVKRKRMRPANQKRTTASEMSASA